The Coregonus clupeaformis isolate EN_2021a chromosome 27, ASM2061545v1, whole genome shotgun sequence genomic sequence ACACAGTCTTGCACAACTTTCTTTAACAGTAGAACATCCCGTTCTCAGGTAGAAACCCTCTTTTCAAGGATAGTCTGGACGTCAGACCTCATCTCCTTGTGCTGAACAAGATGGACCTGGCTGACCTGTCTGCCAagcatgtaggctactgtagcagATCATTGTTTTGTTTCTGTAATCTggatgccagtctgtttctgttgATGCATGACAATGTCAAAGAAATTGGATAACTGACTGGCTTCCAGGCTGGTTGTTTTGTGTTTCTCCAGACAGACCTGTGTGAGTGTATATGGCCAATCATGCAGTAGTTTAATCGGAATGGCCTCTATATAATGACTTGAGACAGAGAGTCCAGTGCAGCGCTGTATGTAGTCCTGATCCAGATCTGAACGTTTTGCTCTCCAGATGATTTTGAAACAGCTTGAAAGACATGGAGTGAAGAACATCCTGTTCACAGACTGcctcagacagagagatgacAATGTCAAAAAggtaagagagacagagagagatgggaagaacATAAAAAAGGGAGAGCCTGTGAGAtccttaaaggaaaaatccacccaaaactacacatttctcaaggtaggaatatcgcaaaaatATGATTCCAGAGAAGACAAACTCTTgcgttatgacatcggccagtattgaaatctgactgTATATGATGGACGTTTTCGCGATCTAAAAGttgtattcctattaacttccaatGTAGTGAGAGCAGTTTTATCGCAATGCTACGTCAAACCAGACGagtttctgcctgcttgaacggcaatagctcagatacacatgaaatgaccccgggaatcgatagaacatcgctcagagatgcacaaaaacaatataacattcaaaatgggtgaatctttcctttTAAGAAAGGGTGACTTTGCAATGTGGTTATAACAGTTCCACAGAAGACTGAGTTAGTAACATTGTGACAGCGCTCTCCTACTCTGTTAatcttcctgtctgttgttgCAGCTGGTTCCCATGGTCACAGAATTGATCGAGAGCCAGCCACGCTTCCACCGAGAGGAGGTGAGTTCACGGCCAATAACTGattgatgattgattgattggtttagATTTTGTGTTTAGAAAAAAACGAATGTGTAGTATAGGCCTGCGTTCAGTCCTAGACGATAACAAATGAGAGTTTTACTACCCTAAATTCCAGTGCATTTGGTTGTCAGTTTGAAGTTACGTTGGTGTGTCCAGTCTCCTTTCCATCCTCCTGGAATGCCTCCTGGACACCATCGGACTCTCTGGACCAGACCAGCCCTGAGCTTGTTTTTCAATTGCAGTGTGCCACAACTATCCAGTTCATTCTGTTTACCCTCGGCCTTGTCATCAGCCGGAATGAAATCTCATTCCACTGCTATGCTGATGACACAGCTGTATCTGAAAACTTACCCAAGTCCCTCTGCTCATCTTAACACCTGTCTTGAGGAGATAAGGGCTTGGATGAAGCAAAACTTCCTTCAACTCAACAGCATCAAAACCGAGGCTGTACTTGTTGGCACCCCTCACCAGGTCCAGCACTCACCCGTAACCCACCTCACAGGCAAGaacatccctctctcatccaATGTTCCAATCTGGGCATTAGGCTTGACTCCTCTCTAACCTTCGACAATCACATCAAACATCTGTGCAAAGCATCGCTCTATCACCTCAAGAACATTGTCAAACTCCGTCCCACCCTTACTCAGTCTGACGCAGAGAGGCTCTTCCATGCCTTTGTCGCCTCAaggctggactactgcaatgcaCTCTGCACTCTTCACGGacactgtggtgaagaaggcacgacagcgactctttaacctcaggaggatgaagaaatttggcctgtcccgagtgccctcacagtgttctacaggagcaccatcgagagcatacagTCGGCCTGCATCACagcttggtacggcaactccactgtcgctgaccgcaaggcactacagatggtggtacgctcagccgaacgcaccattgggtgcacactgcctaccctccaggacacctacaataCCACGGCCTGTTCTCCCAGCTTCCATCGCTCGGACGtgggcagtacaggagcatcatggctaaaactaagactggccaatagcttctacccccagaccatcaggctgctgaatagccaccactagtcagctacctgctccccctgtccCCCCCCTACCCCCTGGCTGCTCCCCATTTGGACATTTCCCGCCCCTCAACAGACCTCTACCCGCAACCTAAGATTGAGCGATATCCTGCTCCGCCACTCCCCCAGGACTAAGCTTCACTCCATGGGGGGGATCAGGCTTTTTGCTCAACCCAGTGTTAATTTTGGCACTCTTTTTTTAGATTTAGTCTAGTCATTCCTAGTCACATTGttgtcatttgaataatgatttAGTCTACTTATTTACAAAATTATAAACAGTGGGCCATTTTAGTCAACTAAATGCCCTTTCGCTTTAGTCACATTTGAGTCTCATCACATTTGTATGGTGTCATTAACttatagtaaacataaatcactgacttccatgtgcacaaacataGCCTTATCCTACCAACATCCTTTCCAACAGCAGAAatatgacacacacatacactaccattcaaaacaCCTCAATTTTTCCCAGTTTCTATTGAAATTCACACAGTTTAATGTCTTAATGTAATCTGAAATTAAAGCATAGAACAAATAAACAATTGgagacaaaaaaaagaaaaacatttgtTTAACCAAATGTTTTTCTAAATTTCTGACtcatcaaagtagccaccttttgcagacgTAACAGCCGAACACACTCGTGGCATTCTTTCTACAATGGAAATCAAATATTGTTTGGAAAGTTCTtcccaacacatttacattttagtcatttagcagacgctcttatccagaacgacttacagttagtgagtgcatacattttcatactggccccccgtgggaaacgaacccacaaccctggcgttgcaagcgccatgctctaccaactgagctacaggggattgCAGAAGTTCCCACAAATGTGTTGCACTTGTAGGTTGCTTTGCTTTCACCCTTCTGCCAAGTTCATCCCAAACCAGTTCGATGGGGGTTAAGTCTGGAGACTGTGCTGGCCATTCCATGATTTGAAGCCTACCGTCTTGTTCTTTTctgacagcctggaggtgtgttttgggtcattatcttGCCGTAGGAACCCCTGACCAACTAGGCGTATACCAGATGGTATTGCATGGCGCTGCCAAAATGTAGGTAGCCGTTTTGGTTGAGGGTGCCACTCACTCTGTGCAAGTCGCCGACTCTCGATCCAGCAAAAGAGTCCCTGACCATCACACTTCCttctccatgtttgacagttggTGTCACACACTGAGGAACCATCCTTTCTCCTACTCGACGGCGTACAAAAACCCTGCGTGATGAACCGAAGATTTCATGGCCCAGGCAAGCCTCTTTTTCTTATTTTGCCATCTTAGCAATGGCTTTCTTACTGCCACTCCACCTGTCAAACCTGCAGCTCCAAGTCTTCTCTTCACAGTTGAAACTGAGACTTGCTTACTTCGACCAGTGTTAAGCTGGGCTTGAAGCTGTTGTCTTGTGAGCCGCCTATCACACAAGCTGTTGACTCTCAGAAACTTGTCTTCTGATTCTGTTGTGGCTTTGGGTCTGCCAGACCTCTTCCTGTCAGTTTCCTCCAGTTTCCAAGTGCCTTTTGATGGTGTAGGACACCTTGGCTTTCTTTGCAATTTCTCTGAAGGAAAGACCTACACTTTTAAAGGGTtataatggtctgtctgtcttcctttgTTAATTGCCTTTTTCTCGCTATTATGATAGCAATATACGACTTCCTGCAGTACAATACTGTCCAAATAATGCTTAAGAGGGTGTAGTAACACAGTGTGTTCCAACACTGCTTTTATACAGACAGAGGGTTTGTAAGTAATCAACAACAGTTGGGACACCTGTAGGAATTGTTAGGATCAATTTTCAAGGCTTAATTTACTTCCATTGCTGCAGAACAGCTGTAAGTTGTTAACCCATTACTTGTCCTTTTTCTATAACTCTGAAATGTACATTATTTTTCAGCTTTTGGTAacctaaacatttttttttacctCTGGCAGCTTTACCGCTTACCTTTGTACCATTTCAGGTTATTCACTGGATTTGAACTGTTTACATTTCAATAAAAACTGGAAAAATGGGGgcgttctaaaacctttgaccggtagtgtataacaAACAATTATCTGGCCATTAAATTCCTATTCAGCCTACATAGAAATTGCACATTACATacaaaacaaacagacacacacaagcacagagagagagagagtagcacaaTCACCAGATGATCCCGCAAAGTATTGGCAAAGTAGTATGGGTTGCACTTCCATCACTCGGTAGCGTCATtgccattgttatgaacgttcCAAAATGTTGCGTCCTGCTGAAGCTAGttaatgaggtaacatgactgaacaaggtgtagTCTAAACAAATGGCTAATGGTCCGGTCCACAAGTATCCTAGTTTTAGAACGGCCCACGATATgctttatgaatgtaaaatgtgGCCCGCCAATGCACTATAGAAAATAACCTAGTGCCGTTATTATGGGTCATATCTTTTGAACGGTAATGGCTAGAATCTATACTCacaggagaaaaaaaacatagctaGACTGTTGTTGTACTATTAAACTTAAtgctgctattgtttttaattttgtaaagcagcttgtgtttcttaaccaggcaaagggtagctaactAGAAGGCTAGTGGTGACTCGTTAGCTACGGGGAGAGTGCGATGTGTGTAATCGGAGGCAGAGCCGGAGTGGAGCCTATCTGCACACACTCACCGCTTGCTCCCCCGCAGCTCACCAGCTGATGTAGGCTAGGCTGTGTGCCGGGTGTGGCGCGTCCTTCCCACTGCTGAACAGAACTGCACATCTGTGCTGGTAATATTAATTGTGCTCGTCACTGAAAAGCTCTCAAGCACTTGTCCAGTCCACTTAGTTGTCCGATTTTAGTCACAGAGATAATTCCGGAAATGTTTTTGTTTAGTGTTAGTTTTTTCTGGGTCTATTTAGTCAGTTATAGTCTCGTcaattgccactgaaaaatagGTGTTTGACGAGTATTTTTGTCACTATTGTTGTTGACGAAATGAACACTGGCTCGACCGCCCCCCATCTCTGGAATGCACTCACGGACCACCTGAAGGCACCACAGACTCTGGGCTCCTTTTAAAACTGGCCTAAAAACCACCCTCTTTAGAAAGGCCTTCTGTTAGTTATAGCTGTGTTCCTTGGTGTCTTTGTCCTTGTAGCGTCAGCTGTGTTCTTTGTGTCAGTTGCCCTGTCTAGTTGTGTCCTTATTTTGTCTCtcttgtttttatacattttaatgCACTCCATATAGCACTTTGAGATTGTTTTTCAATGAAAGCGCATTACAAAttcaatgtattattattattattattattattattattattatgatgatgatttacaaattcacttcaatcagtaaTTAGAAGTTAGGCTGTTACAGCACCCTGTGTATCATGGCTGAAGGTGATGTAATCATTATGTTACAGTTCTGACCTGCGTCTGACCAGAAAGTTTGTTGTGTTCCACATAATTGTTACTGTCATGAGGACTGTATGGTGAATAGAGGGGGTTAACAACACTCTTTATGTGGTCTGAATGTGGTTACGGTCATATTATGTGGTCATGTTATGACGTGTGTTTATTCAATGTTCAGAACACCAACTTCTGTCTGATGGTGATTGGGGTGCCCAACGTTGGAAAGTCATCACTCATCAACGCTCTGAGGAGAACCAACCTCAAGAAAGGTACAATTTAACGTTACAATGAGATATTGGGATTAGGAGAATTCCTTGTGGTTCGGATAGTTTTGTCATGTGCATTTCATTGAACCCTTGTTGAAGTAATGATGATCCATCTTGTTCTACCTTTAGGTCGGGGGTCAAAGGTAGGAGGGGAACCAGGCATTACCAAAGCAGTGTTGACTAGAATACAGGTGAGTGATGGTTTCACCTGTCTGCGCTCCTCTCACTTGTCTGTTTTTGTGTATATTCAGTACTtactcaatgtgtgtgtgtgtgtgtgtgtgtctgtgtgcgtgcgcgtgtgtgtttgtgtgttcctcTCATCAGGTGTGTGAGAGACCCATCATCCATCTACTAGATACGCCTGGTGTCCTTCCTCCAAAGATACAGAGTCTGGAGACGGGCATGAAGCTAGCCCTATGTGGTGAGTCTAGAGACTAGGTCTGGCCAATGATGTATagcctctttccatgacatagactgaccaggggaatccaggtgaaagcatgatcctttattgatgtcacttgttaaatccacttcaatcagtgtagatgaaagggaagaggcgggttaaagaaggatatttaagctttgagataattgagacatggattgtgtatgtgtgccattcagaggttgaatgggcaagataaaagattttagtgcctttgaacggggtatgggagTAGTTGCCAGGCACACCAATttcagtgtgtcaagaactgcaacgctgctgggtttttcacgctcaacagtttcccgtgtgtatcaagaatggtccaccacccaaaggacatctagccaacttgacacaactgtgggaagcattggagtcaacatgggccagcatccctgtggaacgcttttgacaccttgtagagtccatgtcccaacaaattgaggcttttctgggggcaaaaggg encodes the following:
- the mtg1 gene encoding mitochondrial ribosome-associated GTPase 1, producing MRLHQILRNAANFRTVFDFGDREVAHWFPGHMAKGLKQMKASVKNVDCILEIHDARIPFSGRNPLFKDSLDVRPHLLVLNKMDLADLSAKHMILKQLERHGVKNILFTDCLRQRDDNVKKLVPMVTELIESQPRFHREENTNFCLMVIGVPNVGKSSLINALRRTNLKKGRGSKVGGEPGITKAVLTRIQVCERPIIHLLDTPGVLPPKIQSLETGMKLALCGTILDHLVGEDIMADYLLFSLNRLEKYSYVERYDLGEPSDDIQQVLKRIAVKLGKTQRVKAITGVGNITLTVPNYTAAAYDFIRSFRKGELGRVMLD